The following coding sequences are from one Granulicella sp. L56 window:
- a CDS encoding trans-aconitate 2-methyltransferase, translated as MNSDPNFNPIARPYRWLEYLTLGRTLERCRLHFLPKLLGQKKALVLGDGDGRFLAAFMASNPHIHVDAVDSSATMLQLLSKRCEVSAARLEIHHTSALTFAPTEAYDLVVTHFFLDCLSQSDLEALIARITPTLTSKALWLISDFRIPEGHMRLPAHILVRALYLAFRIITGLRTTHLPDYATPLAKAGLTRIVHHYSLGGLLTTELWQIESSPIAFAPP; from the coding sequence ATGAACTCTGATCCCAACTTCAACCCCATAGCCCGCCCCTACCGCTGGCTCGAGTACCTCACCCTCGGCCGTACCCTGGAACGTTGCCGCCTGCACTTCCTCCCAAAACTTCTCGGCCAGAAAAAAGCCCTCGTCCTCGGCGACGGAGACGGCCGCTTCCTCGCGGCCTTCATGGCCTCCAACCCTCACATCCACGTTGACGCCGTAGACTCCAGCGCGACCATGCTCCAACTCTTAAGCAAGCGTTGCGAAGTCAGCGCCGCACGCCTTGAAATCCACCACACCAGCGCACTCACCTTCGCGCCCACCGAAGCTTACGACCTCGTCGTCACCCATTTTTTTCTCGACTGCCTCAGCCAATCCGATCTAGAAGCCCTCATCGCCCGAATCACTCCCACGCTCACCTCAAAAGCTCTTTGGCTCATCTCCGACTTCCGCATCCCAGAGGGACACATGCGTCTCCCCGCACACATCCTCGTGCGAGCTCTCTACCTTGCATTCCGCATCATCACCGGTCTCCGCACGACTCACCTCCCCGACTACGCCACGCCCCTCGCCAAAGCCGGACTGACACGCATCGTCCATCACTATTCGCTCGGAGGTCTACTGACCACCGAACTCTGGCAGATCGAATCGAGTCCCATTGCATTCGCCCCACCTTAA
- a CDS encoding glycosyltransferase family 39 protein — translation MRTPEKFSGARPGNSAPGDISLWMLFPLFFAAVYLSHLTLLRLPYFWDEGGYYIPAAWDFFRTGSLIPQTTVTNAHPPLPSILLAAWWHLSGFVVSGTRTLVCIVSASALLGVYKLTRTLAGATAAAVVTFLTAIYPIWFAQSTLAHADIFAAAFTLWGLAFYFDHDEANRSTTKSQILAAVMFSLSVLSKETAIITPAALALWEAILFLQTQDKASSRRETLRWLAALLFPIAPLVAWYAYHYHRTGFIFGNPEFLRYNATANLSAYRIALCLWHRFLHLTTHMNLFVPVVATVAVFLIPVTSPAAPQAIRKSALKAIAVILLANWIAFSILGGALLTRYLLPMYPLVLLLCVSTWRRHLRQWWLIAALSTAAFLSGIWINPPYAFAPEDNLTYRDMIVLHQQAVQFIEHNYPQATVLTAWPATSELSRPEIGYTHHSIKTVAIPNFSIEQMQKAAADPGAYDTAFIFSTKWEPPPGTINLGKPNESEDTKFFDFHHDMHPAAAAALLHGEVVWQAHRKGEWAAVLRFPRSVDASLTLPR, via the coding sequence GTGCGAACCCCGGAGAAATTCAGCGGCGCAAGGCCCGGCAACTCCGCACCGGGCGACATCTCCCTCTGGATGCTCTTCCCGCTCTTTTTCGCCGCTGTCTATCTCTCCCATCTCACCCTCCTTCGTCTCCCTTATTTCTGGGATGAAGGCGGCTACTACATTCCTGCCGCGTGGGACTTCTTCCGCACCGGCAGCCTCATTCCGCAGACCACCGTCACCAACGCCCATCCACCGTTGCCTTCCATCCTGCTTGCGGCGTGGTGGCATCTGTCGGGATTCGTCGTCAGCGGCACGCGAACGCTCGTCTGCATCGTCAGCGCCTCGGCCCTTCTCGGCGTCTACAAACTCACACGAACTCTTGCCGGAGCCACCGCAGCCGCAGTCGTCACCTTCCTTACCGCAATCTATCCCATATGGTTCGCGCAAAGCACGCTCGCACACGCCGACATCTTCGCCGCCGCCTTCACTCTCTGGGGCCTCGCCTTCTACTTCGACCACGACGAGGCAAATCGAAGCACGACAAAGAGCCAAATCCTCGCGGCCGTCATGTTCTCTCTCTCGGTCCTCTCCAAAGAGACCGCGATCATCACTCCTGCGGCGCTCGCGCTATGGGAGGCAATCCTCTTCCTGCAAACCCAAGACAAAGCCTCCAGCAGACGCGAAACCCTGCGCTGGCTGGCTGCGCTCCTCTTCCCCATCGCACCGCTCGTAGCCTGGTACGCCTACCATTACCACCGCACCGGTTTCATCTTCGGCAACCCCGAGTTTCTCCGCTACAACGCCACCGCGAACCTCAGCGCCTACCGCATTGCTCTCTGCCTCTGGCACCGCTTCCTGCACCTGACGACGCACATGAACCTGTTCGTCCCGGTCGTTGCCACAGTAGCCGTCTTCCTGATTCCAGTAACATCCCCCGCGGCTCCACAAGCGATTCGCAAATCCGCGCTCAAGGCCATCGCCGTCATCCTTCTCGCCAACTGGATCGCCTTCTCCATCCTCGGCGGAGCGCTGCTCACCCGCTATCTTCTGCCGATGTACCCTCTGGTGCTGCTCCTCTGCGTCTCGACATGGCGCCGTCATCTGCGCCAGTGGTGGCTCATCGCCGCGCTCAGTACAGCGGCCTTCCTTAGCGGTATCTGGATCAATCCACCCTATGCCTTCGCGCCGGAAGACAACCTCACCTACCGCGACATGATCGTTCTGCACCAGCAGGCCGTCCAGTTCATCGAGCACAACTACCCTCAGGCCACCGTCCTCACTGCATGGCCCGCAACGTCCGAACTCTCCCGTCCCGAGATCGGCTACACCCACCACTCCATCAAGACCGTAGCCATTCCCAACTTCTCCATCGAGCAGATGCAGAAAGCCGCAGCCGACCCCGGAGCCTACGACACCGCCTTCATCTTCTCTACTAAATGGGAGCCACCACCCGGCACCATCAACCTCGGCAAGCCAAACGAATCCGAAGACACGAAGTTCTTCGACTTCCACCACGACATGCATCCCGCCGCCGCCGCAGCCCTTCTGCACGGAGAGGTCGTCTGGCAGGCTCACCGCAAGGGCGAGTGGGCCGCCGTCCTTCGCTTCCCCCGCTCGGTAGACGCATCGCTCACGCTGCCGCGCTAA
- a CDS encoding tetratricopeptide repeat protein, which produces MPRAHAAQNAADAEPPQAMGRVVLVLPFDNRSGQPNLDWIGDSFPDTLNQRLTSAGFLTLSTDDRQFALDHLGLPVDFKPTRATTIRIAQTLDANFVIVGSYTVSNNRINVQAQILNVDKLSLSQPLADSSDLPRLFDVENSIAWTIAKRIDPHFNVAQQTFLAAAGGVPLNSFENYIRGISAASPQEQIKRLQMAIALTPNYAAALLALGKAQFTQREYDQAAATLAKVPHSDRRALEAGFYLGLARFNSGKYADAETAFGFVASRLPLPEVVNNQGVAASRQGHNAVPLFQRASTADPNDADYHYNLAVSLLRQGDFAGAQREVDETLKLRPADNEAALLKARIHSGRSLKPSPAATPKADTANAATTSSDDSDFDPLERIRRTYSEASFHQAAFQLDQMRSMRLANLPPAKQAVEYTQSGNEYLTQGLIPEAEQEFQAAITADPASADSHTGLAQVREHTGDIDNARAEAQTSLKLHPTAGAYTLLAKIELEAKQMDASAADVSSALKLDPKDPAALAMRQALLARGQRIP; this is translated from the coding sequence TTGCCCCGCGCACATGCGGCACAAAACGCTGCTGACGCTGAACCGCCTCAGGCGATGGGCCGCGTCGTCCTTGTGCTCCCCTTCGACAACCGCTCCGGCCAGCCCAATCTCGACTGGATCGGTGACTCGTTCCCCGACACGCTGAATCAGCGCCTCACCTCAGCCGGGTTCCTTACTCTCTCCACTGACGACCGCCAGTTCGCGCTCGACCATCTTGGTCTGCCTGTCGACTTCAAGCCCACCCGTGCCACGACCATCCGCATCGCCCAGACGCTCGACGCCAACTTCGTCATCGTGGGCAGCTACACGGTTAGTAACAACCGCATTAATGTGCAGGCGCAGATTCTGAACGTCGACAAGCTCAGTCTGTCGCAGCCACTCGCTGACTCCAGCGATCTGCCGCGCCTGTTCGACGTCGAAAACTCCATTGCATGGACGATCGCAAAACGCATCGATCCCCACTTCAACGTCGCGCAGCAAACTTTTCTCGCCGCTGCAGGTGGCGTTCCCCTCAACTCGTTTGAGAACTACATTCGCGGCATCAGTGCAGCATCGCCACAGGAGCAGATCAAGCGTCTCCAGATGGCCATTGCGTTGACGCCCAATTACGCTGCCGCTCTGCTTGCGCTGGGCAAGGCGCAGTTCACCCAGCGCGAATACGATCAGGCTGCCGCCACCCTCGCCAAGGTTCCTCACAGCGACCGCCGCGCGCTCGAAGCCGGCTTCTATCTCGGCCTCGCCCGCTTCAACTCCGGCAAATATGCCGACGCCGAGACAGCATTCGGCTTCGTTGCCAGCCGTCTTCCGCTTCCCGAGGTCGTCAACAACCAGGGCGTCGCCGCCAGCCGTCAGGGCCACAACGCCGTTCCCCTCTTCCAGCGCGCCTCCACCGCCGACCCCAATGACGCGGACTATCACTACAACCTCGCCGTATCTCTGCTCCGCCAGGGCGATTTTGCCGGCGCGCAGCGAGAGGTCGATGAGACCCTGAAGCTCCGCCCTGCCGACAATGAAGCGGCGTTGCTCAAGGCGCGCATCCACTCCGGCAGAAGCCTCAAGCCCTCTCCAGCAGCCACCCCCAAGGCCGATACAGCCAACGCCGCAACGACCTCATCCGACGACTCCGACTTCGACCCCTTGGAGCGCATTCGCAGGACCTACTCCGAAGCCTCCTTCCATCAGGCAGCCTTTCAGCTCGACCAGATGCGTTCCATGCGACTCGCCAACCTGCCGCCTGCAAAACAGGCTGTTGAATACACGCAGTCGGGCAACGAATATCTCACACAAGGGCTGATTCCCGAAGCCGAGCAGGAGTTTCAGGCGGCCATCACCGCCGACCCCGCCAGTGCCGACTCTCACACCGGACTCGCCCAGGTACGCGAACACACCGGCGACATCGACAACGCGCGCGCCGAGGCGCAAACCTCTCTCAAGCTCCATCCCACCGCTGGAGCGTACACTCTTCTCGCCAAGATCGAACTCGAAGCCAAACAGATGGACGCCTCCGCCGCCGATGTAAGCAGCGCCCTCAAGCTCGACCCCAAAGACCCGGCAGCGCTGGCCATGCGACAAGCGCTGCTCGCGCGCGGACAGCGCATCCCATGA
- a CDS encoding DUF3467 domain-containing protein, giving the protein MSQPKTTANQPTEQPALRLTNTENYREDYANSVQVRMSVWDFFLVFGTMTQDTPEELHVKNFEGIYLSPQQAKALWNVLGHNLAQYEQAFGQITLEQVPPSPNGPVH; this is encoded by the coding sequence ATGAGCCAGCCCAAGACCACGGCCAACCAGCCGACTGAACAGCCCGCACTCCGACTCACCAACACCGAGAACTATCGCGAAGACTACGCCAACAGCGTTCAGGTCCGCATGAGCGTATGGGACTTCTTCCTCGTCTTCGGCACCATGACCCAGGACACTCCCGAAGAGCTGCATGTCAAGAACTTCGAGGGCATCTACCTCAGCCCGCAGCAGGCCAAGGCCCTGTGGAACGTCCTCGGCCATAACCTCGCCCAGTACGAACAGGCCTTCGGCCAGATCACGCTGGAGCAGGTTCCTCCGTCGCCCAACGGCCCCGTCCACTAA
- a CDS encoding nodulation protein NfeD, whose protein sequence is MKTSLKFLFALAFILSCLLPVAARADSAKPVTKPIAVKLIIHDTVQPITADYLQRGLNEAARIHASAVIVSLGTPGGLLESTRVMVESIEKSPVPVIVYISPTGSRAGSAGFFLLEAADVAAMAPGTNAGASHPVTEGREPDAILKQKIENDAAAFLRSYVSRRGRNVQAAEDAVRNSKSYSDEEALNLKLIDLIANNDQTLLSSLDGREIKRFDGSSETFHLQGATITTIAPSLRERLLTRLTDPNLAVLMLVLGGLLIYLEFNVPGTIIPGSIGTLLVLLSLFGLNLLPIRHTAVLLLIAAVILMVLETKFASHGMLALSGTICLVFGLATLVSSSVPELQVHTGTAVGAGIGFGAISFGLAWIALRARRGKVLTGPQAMLGATAVAQTPLTPNGQVEIRGELWQASLRNHATLPAGATVLVRSVEGLTLIVEAAGDSTPS, encoded by the coding sequence ATGAAGACCTCGCTGAAGTTCCTCTTCGCACTCGCCTTCATCCTCTCCTGCCTTCTGCCCGTGGCCGCGCGCGCCGACTCCGCAAAGCCCGTCACCAAGCCGATCGCGGTCAAACTGATCATCCACGACACGGTTCAGCCCATCACCGCCGATTATCTCCAGCGCGGACTCAACGAGGCCGCACGCATCCACGCCAGCGCGGTCATCGTCTCACTCGGCACTCCGGGCGGCCTGCTCGAATCGACCCGCGTCATGGTCGAGTCCATCGAAAAATCTCCTGTTCCGGTCATCGTCTATATCTCTCCCACTGGTAGCCGTGCCGGATCAGCAGGTTTCTTTCTGCTCGAAGCCGCAGACGTAGCCGCCATGGCACCCGGAACCAACGCCGGAGCCTCCCATCCTGTTACAGAAGGCCGTGAGCCCGACGCCATTCTCAAGCAGAAGATCGAAAATGACGCCGCGGCCTTTCTCCGCTCCTACGTCTCTCGCCGCGGACGCAACGTACAGGCCGCCGAAGACGCCGTCCGCAACTCGAAATCCTACAGCGATGAGGAGGCCCTCAACCTCAAACTCATCGACCTCATCGCCAATAATGACCAGACGCTGCTGTCCTCGCTCGACGGCCGCGAGATCAAGCGCTTTGACGGCAGCTCCGAAACCTTTCACCTTCAAGGCGCGACCATCACCACAATCGCGCCCTCGTTGCGTGAGCGGCTCCTCACCCGCCTCACCGATCCCAACCTCGCTGTCCTTATGCTTGTGCTCGGCGGCCTGCTGATCTATCTCGAATTCAACGTTCCCGGAACCATCATCCCCGGCTCCATCGGAACCCTACTCGTTCTGCTCAGCCTCTTCGGCCTGAACCTCCTGCCCATCCGCCACACGGCAGTCCTTCTGCTGATCGCAGCCGTCATTCTGATGGTGCTCGAAACCAAGTTCGCCAGCCACGGCATGTTGGCCCTCTCGGGAACCATCTGCCTTGTCTTCGGCTTAGCTACGCTGGTCAGCTCCTCCGTCCCGGAACTACAGGTCCACACCGGCACCGCAGTCGGCGCGGGCATCGGCTTCGGGGCCATCTCCTTCGGCCTCGCCTGGATCGCCCTGCGCGCCCGTCGCGGCAAAGTCCTCACTGGTCCTCAGGCCATGCTCGGAGCCACCGCCGTCGCACAGACTCCACTTACCCCCAATGGTCAGGTCGAAATCCGTGGTGAGCTATGGCAAGCCTCTCTCCGCAACCATGCCACGCTGCCCGCCGGGGCCACCGTCCTCGTACGCAGCGTCGAGGGCCTCACCCTGATCGTCGAGGCCGCTGGAGATTCCACCCCCTCCTGA
- a CDS encoding outer membrane beta-barrel protein, giving the protein MLNVSRLSCVWSVSLCLLATLATPTAKAQSPALQKQLDRIDFSVNGIGQFNGSGSGIPKSGPTDANGNPLTVDLSTGNTLGALITIRYVKSPYVGFEGNYTYARYTETFTPFGSPTSGGAATAGVQTNASEYTLGYVAHTPKLFTLQPFLSAGLGTIAFRPTTFGGQSLREQARAAYYYSAGVEDAISPHFGLRAQFRQVFFLAPDFGQNYLTILHHTSTYEPGVGFYLRF; this is encoded by the coding sequence ATGTTGAATGTGTCCCGCCTGTCCTGTGTCTGGAGTGTTTCGCTTTGCCTGCTCGCAACTCTGGCGACACCAACCGCAAAGGCCCAATCCCCCGCCCTCCAGAAACAGCTCGACCGCATTGACTTCAGCGTCAACGGCATCGGCCAGTTCAACGGCAGCGGCAGCGGCATCCCCAAGAGCGGGCCCACTGACGCCAATGGAAACCCTCTCACCGTCGATCTCTCGACCGGAAACACTCTCGGCGCGCTGATCACTATCCGTTACGTCAAATCTCCCTACGTCGGCTTTGAAGGCAATTACACCTACGCTCGCTACACCGAGACCTTCACCCCCTTCGGCTCTCCCACAAGCGGCGGCGCGGCTACAGCGGGCGTTCAGACCAATGCCTCCGAGTACACCCTGGGCTACGTCGCCCATACGCCGAAGCTGTTCACGTTGCAGCCATTCCTCTCTGCCGGACTTGGCACCATCGCCTTCCGCCCTACTACCTTCGGTGGCCAGTCACTCCGCGAACAGGCCCGTGCGGCCTACTACTATTCGGCCGGAGTCGAGGACGCGATCTCACCCCACTTCGGTCTCCGCGCCCAGTTCCGCCAGGTCTTCTTCCTCGCCCCTGACTTTGGACAGAACTACCTGACCATCCTTCACCACACCTCGACCTACGAGCCTGGTGTCGGTTTCTACCTCCGCTTCTAA
- a CDS encoding glycoside hydrolase family 57 protein — MTKASPNTTVNITKKPSGFLTFTLHAHLPYVVNHGTWPHGMEWLHEAAAETYLPLLRVLKNLERDKIRFNCNLNLSPILLEQLSHPVFIAEFPKYLGRKIVAAQEDEAFFTQSGEAHYAETARFWHRFFSQALEDFNHFDQNIIKAFRHFNDIGLIDIITCGATHGYMPLLGTDESVRAQIRTAVTTHIRHIGQHPKGIWAPECGYRPAGFWNYPVANADGTPTPPGFDRIGVEQALSESNIDFFFVDTHLVEESHRVPSPYELKNGAVPTDEQTEQMTHRDYRRLYQPYYVDGPYDKAHATTIFPRDPRTGVQVWSGESGYPGDGTYLDFHKKRWPGGHRYWRVTGPKVDMGDKQPYYPQEAAERVKSHAANYVHLVWEALQSGFNDAIPPILCSPFDAELFGHWWFEGTLWLEAVARSIHDHNTGIQLISCAEYLDRYPRAGFIAMHEGSWGAEGNNHVWMNPETSWTYTHIYPAELYTRDVCTAGHWCKSALGKRIMQQLCRELLLLESSDWQFLITTGAARDYAEIRFLTHNDQFNEVKAIWQGFESSGSLTPTQETRLAEIELRDSVFPDIDPGLWVAGAHQVREAEGLARIHAEATPAPAADAATA, encoded by the coding sequence TTGACGAAGGCATCGCCTAACACCACGGTTAACATTACGAAGAAGCCATCAGGGTTTCTCACCTTCACCCTGCATGCTCACCTGCCCTACGTCGTCAACCACGGCACCTGGCCACATGGCATGGAGTGGCTGCACGAGGCTGCCGCCGAAACATATCTGCCGCTGCTTCGCGTCTTAAAGAATCTTGAACGCGACAAGATCCGCTTCAACTGCAATCTCAATCTCTCTCCCATCCTGCTCGAACAACTCTCGCACCCCGTGTTCATCGCGGAGTTCCCGAAGTATCTCGGGCGAAAGATCGTCGCCGCGCAGGAAGACGAGGCGTTCTTCACGCAGTCCGGCGAGGCCCACTACGCCGAGACCGCGCGCTTCTGGCATCGCTTTTTCTCGCAGGCGCTCGAAGACTTCAACCACTTCGACCAGAACATCATCAAGGCCTTCCGCCACTTCAACGACATCGGCCTGATCGACATCATCACCTGCGGCGCCACCCACGGCTACATGCCGCTGCTGGGCACCGACGAGAGCGTTCGTGCGCAGATTCGCACTGCTGTCACGACCCACATCCGCCACATCGGTCAGCACCCAAAGGGCATCTGGGCTCCCGAGTGCGGCTATCGTCCCGCTGGCTTCTGGAACTATCCCGTGGCCAATGCAGACGGCACACCGACACCTCCGGGCTTCGACCGCATCGGCGTCGAGCAGGCGCTCTCTGAATCCAACATCGATTTTTTCTTCGTCGATACGCACCTCGTCGAAGAGTCGCATCGCGTTCCCTCGCCTTACGAACTGAAGAACGGTGCCGTTCCGACCGACGAACAGACTGAGCAGATGACGCACCGCGACTACCGCCGCCTCTACCAGCCTTATTACGTCGACGGCCCCTACGATAAAGCCCACGCCACCACCATCTTTCCTCGCGATCCGCGTACCGGTGTCCAGGTCTGGTCCGGCGAGAGCGGCTATCCCGGCGACGGTACCTATCTCGACTTCCACAAAAAACGCTGGCCGGGCGGTCATCGCTACTGGCGTGTTACCGGCCCCAAGGTCGACATGGGCGACAAGCAGCCCTACTACCCGCAGGAGGCCGCAGAGCGCGTGAAGTCTCACGCCGCCAACTACGTCCATCTCGTGTGGGAGGCGCTCCAGTCGGGCTTCAACGATGCCATTCCGCCGATTCTCTGCTCTCCCTTTGACGCAGAGCTCTTCGGCCACTGGTGGTTTGAGGGGACGTTGTGGCTCGAGGCTGTCGCTCGCAGCATCCACGACCATAACACGGGCATCCAGCTCATCAGTTGCGCCGAATATCTGGACCGTTATCCTCGCGCAGGCTTCATCGCCATGCACGAAGGCTCATGGGGAGCCGAGGGCAACAACCATGTCTGGATGAACCCCGAGACCTCGTGGACTTACACCCACATCTATCCCGCCGAGCTTTACACCCGCGACGTCTGTACTGCAGGCCACTGGTGCAAGTCCGCGCTGGGCAAGCGCATCATGCAACAGCTCTGCCGCGAGCTGCTGCTACTCGAGTCCTCAGACTGGCAGTTCCTCATCACGACAGGCGCTGCTCGCGACTACGCGGAAATTCGCTTCCTCACGCACAACGACCAGTTCAACGAGGTCAAAGCCATCTGGCAGGGCTTTGAATCGAGCGGCAGCCTCACGCCGACGCAGGAGACTCGCCTCGCGGAGATCGAACTGCGCGACAGCGTCTTCCCTGACATCGACCCCGGTTTATGGGTTGCCGGAGCCCATCAGGTCCGCGAAGCGGAAGGCCTAGCGAGGATTCACGCCGAAGCAACGCCTGCACCTGCCGCAGACGCTGCGACCGCTTGA